A portion of the Micromonospora vinacea genome contains these proteins:
- a CDS encoding MBL fold metallo-hydrolase, translated as MVDWYTRADVDGDVVRISEPHVNELLSANFWWLRGTDRDIVIDAGLGVVAVREAIPGLFERDPMVVLTHAHLDHVGAAAEFDDRAAHPAEAGILAAGVPASLYGPELFEKLGIDAAGEAVPELMIDVLPDPGYDPAAYRVEPMTLTRLLDDGDRIDLGGRALTVLHLPGHTPGSIALLEERTGTLYSGDIIYEGALIDNLPNSDVAAYRRSMQVLVDLDVSVVHPGHGDSFDRTRLRQLAETYLRRTV; from the coding sequence ATGGTCGACTGGTATACGCGGGCCGACGTGGACGGCGACGTCGTCCGGATCTCGGAACCGCACGTCAACGAGCTGCTGTCGGCGAACTTCTGGTGGTTGCGGGGCACCGATCGGGACATCGTGATCGACGCCGGGCTGGGTGTCGTCGCAGTGCGGGAGGCGATTCCGGGCCTGTTCGAGCGCGATCCGATGGTCGTGCTCACCCACGCGCACCTGGATCACGTCGGTGCGGCGGCGGAGTTCGATGACCGGGCCGCCCACCCCGCCGAGGCGGGGATCCTTGCGGCGGGCGTACCGGCGAGCCTGTACGGCCCGGAACTCTTCGAGAAACTGGGGATCGACGCCGCCGGGGAAGCCGTCCCGGAGCTCATGATCGACGTCCTGCCCGACCCCGGCTACGACCCGGCCGCCTACCGCGTCGAACCGATGACCCTGACCCGCCTGCTCGACGACGGCGACCGCATCGACCTGGGCGGGCGGGCGCTGACCGTGCTGCACCTTCCCGGCCACACGCCCGGGAGCATCGCCCTGCTGGAGGAACGCACCGGCACCCTGTACTCGGGCGACATCATCTACGAGGGTGCCCTGATCGACAATCTGCCGAACTCCGACGTGGCCGCGTACCGGCGAAGCATGCAGGTCCTCGTCGACCTCGACGTGTCCGTCGTCCATCCCGGCCACGGGGACAGCTTCGACCGGACGCGCCTTCGCCAGTTGGCCGAGACCTACCTGCGCAGGACGGTCTAG
- a CDS encoding DUF418 domain-containing protein, giving the protein MNVTGLDRPGDSHPPPSPGNTLARISAVDALRGSALLLILLVNISFFSSGYDFHLVDDPTRGTLDLLISGAVELLFAMKAYLLFAFLFGYSFTLQLDSAARRGAAFRPAFLRRLTGLFVLGVLHAVLLFHGDILTTYALLGLALFAVRRIEPRTALVAAAAIIGGIAVVVGIAAVLGATLVPDEAAAVDAGARSTLALGGGLGDVVLEHLRSMPAMIGGLAVQGPLAFAAFLVGLAAGKHRLLAAVPAHEDLLRRCEKVGYPVGLAGAVVFAVGGSTANLTGLMVSIVTAPFLAAAYAATWLRLFTRRPRVADVFAPAGRMALTNYLAQSLVCVLVFTGVGWGLVGRTSPAQTLLIALVIVAVQLVASAWWLRRFRYGPVEWALRAWTHRARRPN; this is encoded by the coding sequence ATGAATGTGACAGGGCTCGACCGACCCGGCGACAGCCACCCACCGCCCTCGCCCGGGAACACCCTCGCCCGAATCAGCGCCGTCGACGCACTGCGCGGAAGCGCGCTGCTGCTCATCCTGCTCGTGAACATCTCGTTCTTCAGCTCCGGCTACGACTTCCACCTGGTCGACGATCCGACGCGCGGCACGCTCGACCTGCTGATCTCCGGCGCGGTGGAGCTGTTGTTCGCGATGAAGGCGTACCTGCTGTTCGCCTTCCTGTTCGGCTACAGCTTCACACTGCAACTCGACTCCGCGGCCCGGCGCGGCGCGGCATTCCGCCCGGCCTTCCTGCGCCGGCTCACCGGGTTGTTCGTTCTCGGCGTGCTGCACGCGGTGCTGCTGTTCCACGGCGACATCCTCACCACGTACGCGCTGCTCGGTCTCGCGCTGTTCGCGGTCCGGCGGATCGAGCCCCGCACCGCGCTGGTCGCGGCGGCGGCCATCATCGGCGGCATCGCCGTCGTGGTCGGGATCGCCGCGGTCCTCGGTGCCACACTGGTCCCGGACGAGGCCGCCGCTGTCGACGCCGGTGCGCGTTCCACGCTGGCGCTGGGCGGTGGCCTCGGCGATGTCGTCCTGGAGCACCTGCGGTCGATGCCGGCGATGATCGGTGGCCTGGCCGTGCAGGGCCCCCTGGCGTTCGCGGCGTTCCTCGTCGGGCTGGCCGCCGGCAAGCACCGGCTCCTCGCCGCCGTGCCCGCCCACGAGGACCTGCTGCGCCGGTGCGAGAAGGTGGGGTATCCGGTCGGTCTGGCCGGCGCCGTCGTGTTCGCGGTCGGTGGCTCCACGGCGAACCTGACCGGGCTGATGGTCAGCATCGTCACCGCGCCGTTCCTGGCCGCGGCCTACGCGGCGACGTGGCTGCGCCTGTTCACGCGGCGGCCGCGCGTCGCGGACGTGTTCGCGCCCGCCGGGCGGATGGCCCTGACGAACTACCTGGCCCAGTCGCTCGTGTGCGTGCTCGTCTTCACCGGTGTCGGGTGGGGTCTGGTCGGCCGCACCTCGCCGGCACAGACGCTGCTGATCGCACTGGTGATCGTCGCGGTCCAGCTGGTGGCCAGCGCCTGGTGGCTGCGGCGGTTCCGGTACGGCCCTGTCGAATGGGCGCTGCGCGCCTGGACCCACCGGGCGCGCCGCCCCAACTAG
- a CDS encoding DUF4396 domain-containing protein: MQPSWLVALSWASLAVGVVSFAVVLADTYLRGHRQPVRVMEIVWLVTVLYVGPAAVRLYWNWGRPEAFSRRRQEGQQQRPRRGIVVTHVSRCGAHCALGFIVAEVALYAVRFDPAEDPMWVGYAGDYLMAVTIAVLFRYFAGPGRSLTKVGQALSSVGRIELLTITVFEVALFAWLTLAHRVVFPEQHLGPDSPTFWFAGQLGLIAGFIAAWPTASWQLGRAQKIEPRRLPYD, encoded by the coding sequence ATGCAACCAAGCTGGCTGGTGGCGCTCTCGTGGGCCTCGCTCGCGGTCGGGGTCGTCAGCTTCGCTGTCGTCCTCGCCGACACCTATCTTCGCGGACACCGGCAGCCGGTCCGGGTCATGGAGATCGTCTGGCTGGTGACAGTCCTCTACGTCGGCCCGGCCGCCGTGCGCCTCTACTGGAACTGGGGCAGACCCGAGGCGTTCTCGCGACGGCGGCAGGAGGGTCAACAGCAACGGCCCCGCCGGGGCATCGTCGTCACCCACGTGTCCCGCTGCGGCGCCCACTGCGCTCTCGGCTTCATCGTCGCCGAGGTCGCCCTGTACGCCGTGAGATTCGACCCGGCCGAGGACCCGATGTGGGTCGGCTACGCCGGCGACTATCTGATGGCGGTGACGATCGCCGTGCTCTTCCGGTACTTCGCCGGGCCGGGTCGCAGCCTGACGAAGGTCGGGCAGGCACTGTCGAGCGTCGGCAGGATCGAGCTGCTGACCATCACCGTGTTCGAGGTGGCGTTGTTCGCGTGGCTGACGCTCGCCCATCGCGTGGTCTTTCCGGAGCAACACCTGGGACCCGACAGCCCCACGTTCTGGTTCGCCGGTCAGCTCGGGCTGATAGCCGGCTTCATCGCGGCCTGGCCCACCGCCTCCTGGCAGCTCGGCCGAGCGCAGAAGATCGAACCGCGCCGACTCCCCTACGACTGA
- a CDS encoding winged helix DNA-binding domain-containing protein, whose amino-acid sequence MVDRHQVMNFRVQAQQLDRTEGTLADTAVLDLGVQNTGPDGARWALAVRGVDVTALSDTELVLLWTVRGAPHLYRRADVAKVAAAVEPFSEADAGKRIYDAAKPLKAAGIDTLAALDEIAARMRAVVSTPTVKGDLSGRLATMLPEPYLRFCRPCDATHLYEMPFRLAALRAGLELQLDTSPPVLRRITGFRKAAAPGDRFDLVRAYLRLLGPATPKQVADYLDAPVRDVKAHWPEDVIEVTVDREVRSLLAADEKSLESADGRGTRLLGPFDLFLQAKDRATLVPDAAHAKELWPVLGRPGAVLVDGELAGTWRPRKSGNTFTVTVQPWQRLPDATRKAITAQAEHLAAHRSVSLSGVDFGG is encoded by the coding sequence ATGGTCGATCGGCACCAGGTGATGAACTTCCGGGTCCAGGCCCAGCAACTGGACCGGACCGAGGGCACGCTCGCCGACACCGCCGTCCTGGACCTCGGGGTGCAGAACACCGGTCCGGACGGCGCCCGGTGGGCGCTGGCGGTACGCGGGGTCGACGTGACCGCGTTGTCCGATACCGAGCTGGTCCTGCTGTGGACCGTACGGGGCGCTCCCCACCTCTACCGTCGGGCCGACGTCGCAAAGGTGGCGGCCGCCGTCGAACCCTTCTCCGAGGCCGACGCGGGCAAGCGCATCTACGACGCCGCCAAGCCGTTGAAGGCTGCCGGCATCGACACCCTCGCGGCCCTGGACGAGATCGCCGCCCGGATGCGGGCCGTCGTCAGCACACCGACGGTCAAGGGGGATCTCTCCGGACGCCTGGCCACGATGCTGCCCGAGCCGTACCTGCGGTTCTGCCGGCCGTGCGACGCCACGCACCTCTACGAGATGCCGTTCCGGCTCGCCGCCCTGCGGGCCGGACTGGAGTTGCAGCTCGACACCTCACCCCCGGTCCTGCGGCGCATCACCGGGTTCCGGAAGGCGGCCGCTCCGGGTGACCGCTTCGACCTCGTCCGCGCGTACCTTCGCCTGCTCGGCCCGGCCACCCCGAAACAGGTGGCCGACTATCTCGACGCCCCGGTGAGGGACGTGAAGGCGCACTGGCCCGAGGATGTGATCGAGGTGACCGTCGACCGCGAGGTACGTTCCCTGCTGGCCGCCGACGAGAAGTCGCTGGAGTCGGCCGACGGCCGAGGCACCCGCCTGCTCGGCCCGTTCGACCTGTTCCTCCAGGCCAAGGACCGGGCAACGCTGGTGCCGGACGCCGCCCACGCCAAGGAGCTGTGGCCGGTGTTGGGTCGCCCCGGCGCGGTCCTGGTCGACGGCGAACTGGCGGGCACCTGGCGCCCCCGCAAGTCCGGCAATACGTTCACTGTCACCGTCCAGCCGTGGCAGCGGCTGCCGGACGCCACCCGTAAGGCAATCACCGCGCAGGCCGAGCACCTCGCCGCGCACCGCTCCGTCTCCCTCAGCGGCGTCGACTTCGGCGGCTAG
- a CDS encoding carbonic anhydrase: MARSHLSRRSLLTAGGAAAVALGAAAASPSAAAAAPADNPVDTPAEALRRLQAGNRRFTSGHGRHPHQGLTDLHRLAAGQHPFAITVGCADSRVAPEVLFDQGLGDLFDNRVAGNIVDDLLLGSVEFAVEEFGSLLIVVLGHERCGAITATIDAIHTGGTAPGHIGTIVDALRPVVEPVLNQPGDPVENAVRANIAAQVRALSARSTIISEKVHEGALRVVGARYDLDNGRVSLVA, encoded by the coding sequence GTGGCACGTTCCCACCTGTCCCGCCGTTCGCTGCTGACCGCCGGTGGCGCCGCCGCCGTGGCGCTCGGCGCGGCCGCGGCCAGCCCGTCCGCCGCCGCTGCCGCGCCAGCCGACAACCCGGTCGACACGCCGGCCGAGGCGCTGCGCCGGCTGCAGGCCGGCAACCGGCGGTTCACCTCCGGCCACGGACGGCACCCGCACCAGGGCCTGACCGACCTGCACCGGCTCGCCGCCGGTCAGCACCCGTTCGCCATCACCGTCGGCTGCGCGGACTCCCGGGTGGCCCCCGAGGTGCTCTTCGACCAGGGGTTGGGTGACCTGTTCGACAACCGGGTGGCCGGCAACATCGTCGACGACCTACTGCTCGGCAGCGTCGAGTTCGCCGTGGAGGAGTTCGGCAGCCTGCTGATCGTCGTCCTCGGCCACGAACGCTGCGGCGCGATCACCGCCACCATCGACGCCATCCACACCGGGGGGACGGCGCCCGGGCACATCGGCACCATCGTGGACGCCCTGCGCCCGGTCGTCGAGCCGGTGCTGAACCAGCCCGGCGACCCGGTGGAGAACGCGGTCCGGGCCAACATCGCCGCTCAGGTGCGGGCGCTCAGCGCCCGCAGCACCATCATCTCCGAGAAGGTGCACGAGGGCGCGCTGCGCGTGGTCGGCGCCCGCTACGACCTCGACAACGGGCGGGTCTCCCTGGTGGCCTGA
- a CDS encoding TetR/AcrR family transcriptional regulator: MVEGSSLRADAQRNHARILDAAEAVFAEFGSRASTEEVARRAGVAIGTVFRHFPTKDDLLAAIMKRLLAQLIEEAGKHDLFAFFTHMVAQAAAKKTVVDLLAGSGVDIRLPDAVGHLEEAVGLLLEQARAAGAVADSVRLPETMALLASLCQGALHGGWDQQLQARTLAVIFTGLKHDRPAPRRQAGTPEPPIRTSTT; encoded by the coding sequence TTGGTAGAGGGGTCGTCGCTGCGTGCCGACGCGCAGCGCAACCACGCACGCATCCTGGACGCCGCCGAGGCGGTGTTCGCCGAGTTCGGCTCCCGCGCCTCCACCGAGGAGGTGGCCCGGAGGGCCGGCGTTGCCATCGGCACGGTCTTTCGGCACTTCCCCACCAAGGACGACCTGCTCGCCGCGATCATGAAGCGACTGCTCGCGCAGCTCATCGAGGAGGCCGGGAAACATGACCTCTTCGCGTTCTTCACGCACATGGTGGCGCAGGCCGCCGCGAAGAAGACCGTCGTCGACCTGCTCGCCGGGTCCGGGGTGGACATCCGGCTTCCGGACGCGGTAGGTCACCTGGAGGAGGCGGTGGGCCTGCTGCTGGAACAGGCCCGGGCCGCCGGAGCCGTCGCCGACTCGGTACGGCTACCCGAGACGATGGCGCTCCTCGCCAGCCTGTGCCAGGGCGCCCTGCACGGCGGGTGGGACCAGCAGCTGCAAGCCCGCACACTCGCGGTCATCTTCACCGGCCTGAAGCACGACCGACCAGCACCGCGCCGGCAGGCGGGAACGCCCGAACCGCCAATCCGGACGAGTACGACATGA
- the rph gene encoding rifamycin-inactivating phosphotransferase — translation MGGDRGDRVPLLDLREVDETQVSLVGGKAAHLGALSRIDGIRVPAGFCVTTDAFRRVLTRTPSIDEQLDQLSRLSPDDREAIRTLSAEIRRSVEETAIPGDLADAITGALAAFGEQAAYAVRSSATAEDTPTASFAGQQDTYLNVVGPEAILRHISRCWASLFTERAVIYRLRNGIDHRTVQMAVVVQLMVFPDASGILFTADPVTGNRTVATVDASFGLGEALVSGLVNPDVFTVRDGEVVAGTVATKQRAVTALPGGGTREVAIDRQRQEQPALTQPQVVRLVRLGRRIEAHFGSPQDIEWCLVDDDFQIVQSRPITTLFPIPAADDQENHVYLSVGHQQMMTDAMRPLGLSMWQLTAMAPMLEAGGRLFVDGTRLLAAPASRARFLELAGKSDPLMRDALETLLDRRDFVPTLPDQLGPGKPTTGGPSASTETDPAIVTELIERSEASIAALRRDIAPVTGTALFDFLLEAFQEHKRVLSDPLNMQAIMAGMEATWWLNDRLHEWLGEKNAADTLTLSAPGNVTSEMGLALLDVADVIRPHPEVVAFLQGVAHESVADDGVTHDDFLDELPKVAGGAEARAAIEAYLDRYGMRCVGEIDITRPRWSERPATLVPVLLDNVRLFEPGAARQRFEQGRQQAQQRAQEVLTRLRALPDGEQKADETARMIDRVRSFTGYREYPKYDIIRRYFVYKQALMAEAERLVHAGVLAERDDVFYLTFQEFHEAVRTHRVDGELIRQRRDAFRSYQALTPPRVLTSDGEAITGAYRRDDVPAGALAGVPVSAGTVEGRARVILDMAQADLEAGDILVTAHTDPSWTPLFVGIAGLVTEVGGLMTHGAVIAREYGLPAVVSVLDATRLIRDGQRIRVHGSDGYVEILS, via the coding sequence ATGGGTGGGGACCGCGGCGACCGGGTACCGCTGTTGGATCTTCGAGAGGTCGACGAGACGCAGGTGTCGCTCGTCGGCGGTAAGGCCGCACACCTGGGCGCGCTGTCCCGGATCGACGGCATCCGCGTGCCGGCCGGGTTCTGCGTGACGACTGATGCCTTCCGACGGGTCCTGACGCGGACGCCGTCGATCGACGAACAACTCGATCAGCTGTCGCGCCTGAGCCCGGACGACCGGGAGGCGATTCGCACGCTCAGCGCGGAGATCCGCCGCAGCGTCGAGGAGACAGCGATTCCGGGCGACCTTGCCGACGCGATCACCGGCGCACTCGCCGCGTTTGGTGAGCAGGCCGCCTACGCAGTGCGGTCCAGCGCGACGGCGGAGGACACGCCAACGGCGTCCTTCGCCGGGCAGCAGGACACCTACCTGAACGTGGTGGGGCCGGAGGCCATCCTGCGGCACATCAGCAGGTGCTGGGCGTCGCTGTTCACCGAGCGGGCCGTCATCTACCGCCTGCGCAACGGCATCGACCACCGTACGGTTCAGATGGCTGTCGTCGTACAGCTGATGGTTTTTCCGGATGCCTCGGGCATCCTGTTCACGGCGGACCCGGTGACCGGCAACCGGACTGTCGCGACAGTGGACGCCAGCTTCGGCCTCGGCGAGGCCCTGGTGTCCGGCCTGGTGAACCCGGACGTCTTCACAGTGCGCGACGGCGAGGTCGTCGCCGGGACGGTCGCCACCAAGCAGCGCGCCGTCACCGCGCTGCCGGGCGGCGGCACACGGGAAGTGGCGATCGACAGGCAGCGGCAGGAGCAGCCGGCGCTGACGCAGCCGCAGGTGGTGCGGCTCGTGCGGCTCGGGCGACGGATCGAGGCGCACTTCGGCAGTCCGCAGGACATCGAGTGGTGCCTGGTCGACGACGACTTCCAGATCGTGCAGAGCCGGCCGATCACCACGTTGTTCCCCATCCCGGCGGCCGACGACCAGGAGAACCACGTCTACCTCTCGGTCGGTCACCAGCAGATGATGACCGACGCCATGCGGCCGCTGGGACTCTCCATGTGGCAGTTGACGGCGATGGCTCCGATGCTGGAGGCCGGCGGGAGGTTGTTCGTCGACGGCACCCGGCTGCTGGCCGCACCGGCCAGCCGCGCCAGGTTCCTGGAACTGGCGGGCAAGTCCGATCCGCTGATGCGGGACGCGCTGGAGACCCTGCTCGACCGCCGGGACTTCGTTCCAACGCTGCCGGACCAGCTCGGTCCGGGCAAGCCGACGACCGGCGGCCCGTCCGCCTCGACCGAGACCGACCCGGCCATCGTGACCGAGCTGATCGAGCGCAGCGAGGCGTCCATCGCCGCCCTGCGGCGCGACATCGCGCCGGTAACCGGTACGGCGCTGTTCGACTTCCTGCTGGAGGCCTTCCAGGAACACAAGCGGGTCCTCAGTGATCCGCTGAACATGCAGGCGATCATGGCCGGCATGGAGGCCACCTGGTGGCTCAACGACCGGCTGCACGAGTGGCTGGGCGAGAAGAACGCCGCGGACACCCTCACCCTCTCCGCCCCCGGCAACGTCACATCGGAGATGGGGCTGGCGCTGCTCGACGTCGCCGACGTGATCCGTCCCCATCCGGAGGTGGTGGCGTTCCTCCAGGGCGTCGCACACGAAAGCGTCGCGGACGACGGTGTGACGCACGACGACTTCCTCGACGAACTGCCGAAGGTAGCGGGCGGGGCCGAGGCGCGCGCCGCCATCGAGGCGTACCTCGACCGGTACGGCATGCGCTGCGTCGGCGAGATCGACATCACCCGGCCGCGGTGGAGCGAACGCCCCGCCACGTTGGTGCCCGTGCTCCTGGACAACGTCAGGCTCTTCGAGCCGGGCGCGGCCCGGCAGCGTTTCGAGCAGGGTCGGCAGCAGGCGCAGCAGCGGGCGCAGGAGGTGTTGACGCGCCTGCGGGCGCTGCCGGACGGGGAGCAGAAGGCCGACGAGACCGCGCGGATGATCGACCGGGTACGGAGCTTCACCGGCTACCGGGAGTACCCGAAGTACGACATCATCCGCCGCTACTTCGTCTACAAGCAGGCCCTGATGGCAGAGGCCGAGCGACTGGTGCACGCCGGCGTGCTCGCCGAGCGGGACGACGTCTTCTACCTCACGTTCCAGGAATTCCACGAAGCCGTCCGCACGCACCGGGTGGACGGCGAGCTGATCCGGCAGCGCCGAGACGCGTTCCGGTCGTACCAGGCGCTCACCCCGCCCCGGGTGCTGACCTCCGACGGCGAGGCCATCACCGGGGCGTACCGACGCGACGACGTGCCAGCCGGTGCCCTGGCCGGTGTGCCGGTGTCCGCCGGGACTGTCGAAGGGCGCGCCCGCGTCATCCTGGACATGGCGCAGGCCGACCTCGAAGCCGGCGACATCCTCGTCACGGCCCACACGGACCCCAGCTGGACGCCCCTGTTCGTCGGCATCGCCGGCCTGGTGACGGAGGTCGGCGGGTTGATGACCCACGGCGCGGTGATCGCGAGGGAGTATGGCCTGCCGGCTGTCGTCAGCGTGCTCGACGCCACCCGACTGATCCGCGACGGGCAAC
- a CDS encoding nuclear transport factor 2 family protein gives MTPSEIFDSMRARWLANLPTYEADSLADDVVIETPFAEPGRPTRIEGKQRVLEYTQAGRAAFPVRFDDCRNLVLHETADPEVIVVEYELVGTHTATGVTASAPFIGVLQTRDGKLVHWREYQHTLAIAQAVGQA, from the coding sequence ATGACACCAAGCGAGATCTTCGACAGCATGCGCGCCCGCTGGCTCGCGAACCTGCCCACCTACGAGGCCGACTCGCTCGCCGACGATGTGGTGATCGAGACACCGTTCGCCGAACCCGGCCGCCCCACGCGTATCGAGGGAAAGCAACGGGTCCTTGAGTACACGCAGGCGGGCCGCGCGGCGTTCCCGGTCCGGTTCGACGACTGCCGCAACCTGGTCCTGCACGAAACCGCCGACCCCGAGGTGATCGTGGTCGAATACGAACTGGTCGGCACCCATACGGCGACCGGGGTGACCGCCTCGGCGCCGTTCATCGGGGTGCTCCAGACTCGGGACGGCAAACTGGTCCACTGGCGCGAGTACCAGCACACCCTCGCCATCGCTCAGGCCGTCGGTCAGGCATAG
- a CDS encoding pyridoxamine 5'-phosphate oxidase family protein: MPLTNPWLSEPTPAKRLDRERLEERLLNLLSSQNMCVLATTGPDGPLATPVRYFPLGFAVLFTAAPRSPKMRNIAADPRVSIGIFAPLVGLASSRGAQVFGTATVLSPEHPDRAHYWAAVRWENEHAERGRALSEPPEDTLVVVEAERIVYTEHWLRREGFAPRQFWRRSASDES; the protein is encoded by the coding sequence ATGCCGTTGACGAATCCATGGCTGTCGGAGCCCACGCCAGCGAAACGGCTCGACCGGGAACGGCTCGAAGAGCGCCTCCTCAACCTGTTGTCGTCGCAGAACATGTGTGTGCTCGCGACCACGGGTCCGGACGGGCCGTTGGCCACGCCGGTGCGGTACTTCCCGCTCGGCTTCGCGGTGCTCTTCACCGCCGCGCCACGCTCACCGAAGATGCGCAACATCGCCGCCGACCCGCGCGTGTCCATCGGCATCTTCGCGCCGCTGGTCGGACTGGCCAGCAGCCGCGGTGCCCAAGTGTTCGGGACGGCCACTGTGCTCTCTCCGGAGCATCCCGACCGCGCGCACTACTGGGCGGCGGTTCGATGGGAGAACGAGCACGCCGAGCGGGGGCGGGCGCTGTCCGAGCCGCCCGAGGACACGCTCGTGGTCGTCGAGGCGGAGCGGATCGTCTACACCGAGCACTGGCTGCGACGTGAGGGGTTCGCGCCACGCCAGTTCTGGCGTCGCTCCGCCAGTGACGAAAGCTGA
- a CDS encoding DUF5990 family protein codes for MRIRIDGNDLPGQRPGAEADALRLGNVHVGVQRKDEVVDQVPADAASATWSFEVSSREIDGTLDVGGPWVHGRPGARFLYLSWGAVTQDGFAMFRRAKLMFTDVPTEQLRAAHEGNGTLVGRLGLTDAAGEPICARVHPPAIVWAVE; via the coding sequence ATGCGGATCAGGATCGACGGCAACGATCTCCCAGGTCAGCGCCCCGGTGCGGAGGCCGATGCGCTGCGGTTGGGCAACGTGCACGTCGGGGTTCAGCGCAAGGACGAGGTGGTCGACCAGGTGCCGGCCGACGCGGCCAGCGCCACCTGGTCCTTCGAGGTGTCCAGCCGCGAGATCGACGGGACGCTCGACGTCGGCGGCCCCTGGGTGCACGGCCGCCCCGGGGCACGTTTTCTGTACCTGAGTTGGGGTGCGGTGACCCAGGACGGCTTCGCCATGTTCCGACGCGCGAAGTTGATGTTCACCGACGTGCCGACCGAGCAGCTGCGCGCCGCCCACGAGGGCAACGGAACGCTTGTCGGCCGGCTCGGGTTGACCGATGCCGCCGGTGAGCCGATCTGCGCTCGGGTGCACCCGCCCGCCATCGTGTGGGCAGTGGAGTGA
- a CDS encoding TMEM175 family protein, translating into MPPTRETSRLTRSPGRLLAFSDGVFAIAVTLLVLEIQPPHDFGNLVQGLAALWPSYLAYTLSFLLIGQVWVNHHVMFDRVRHVDRGVLFLNTLLLMVIAFLPFSTSLLADALRAEQGLRASVVVYGGTLWTAAALFNIVWAHLRRATLLDPGLGPFGARAIGRRFALALLWIGSGILVGAFVPIAGVAIIAAFLPAYYLPIRGEYGEDDTAVEQPAG; encoded by the coding sequence GTGCCTCCCACAAGGGAAACGTCGCGGCTCACCCGTAGCCCGGGCCGTCTGCTGGCCTTCAGCGACGGTGTCTTCGCGATCGCCGTGACGCTTCTCGTGCTGGAGATCCAACCGCCCCACGACTTCGGCAACCTCGTCCAGGGGCTCGCTGCGCTGTGGCCCTCGTACCTGGCGTACACGTTGAGCTTCCTGCTCATCGGGCAGGTGTGGGTGAATCACCACGTCATGTTCGACCGCGTCCGGCACGTCGACCGAGGGGTCCTGTTCCTCAACACGTTGCTCCTGATGGTCATCGCGTTCCTGCCGTTCTCCACGTCACTGCTCGCCGACGCGTTGCGCGCTGAGCAGGGACTGCGGGCGTCGGTCGTCGTCTACGGCGGCACACTGTGGACGGCGGCGGCCCTCTTCAACATCGTGTGGGCCCACCTTCGGCGCGCGACACTGCTGGACCCCGGCCTCGGTCCGTTCGGCGCTCGGGCCATCGGCCGCCGGTTCGCGCTCGCGCTGCTCTGGATCGGCTCCGGCATCCTCGTCGGCGCGTTCGTGCCGATCGCCGGCGTCGCCATCATCGCCGCCTTCCTGCCCGCCTACTACCTGCCCATCCGCGGCGAGTACGGCGAGGACGACACCGCCGTCGAGCAGCCGGCCGGTTAA